From a region of the Salinispira pacifica genome:
- the nrdR gene encoding transcriptional regulator NrdR, which translates to MKCPHCGSKNDKVIESRTLADGSAIRRRRECGDCSYRFTSYERIEDKPLMVVKTSGRREPFNREKLERGLQRALEKREISQLEIESILNQIEDESMILSKSSHEISSRELGEMVLKKLHDMDDVAYIRFASVYRNFESLEGFISEIKTISESAKQQKNRS; encoded by the coding sequence ATGAAATGTCCACATTGCGGCAGTAAAAATGACAAGGTAATAGAAAGCAGAACTCTGGCAGACGGCTCGGCAATCCGGCGGAGACGGGAATGCGGTGATTGCAGTTACCGCTTCACCAGTTATGAACGGATTGAAGATAAACCCCTGATGGTAGTAAAAACCAGCGGCCGAAGAGAACCCTTCAACCGGGAAAAACTGGAGCGCGGGCTGCAGCGGGCCCTTGAGAAACGGGAAATCAGCCAGCTGGAAATCGAGAGCATCCTGAATCAGATTGAAGATGAAAGCATGATTCTTTCAAAAAGCAGTCATGAGATAAGCTCCCGGGAGCTGGGTGAAATGGTCTTGAAAAAGCTGCACGATATGGATGATGTGGCGTACATCCGCTTTGCATCCGTCTACCGGAATTTTGAAAGCCTTGAAGGGTTTATCAGCGAGATTAAGACCATCTCCGAATCGGCCAAACAACAGAAAAACCGAAGCTGA
- a CDS encoding ion transporter, giving the protein MQSRLARFLENFILVAIILVLIQTFLEDFAVISGWNAQTRNALLISGFVFDLLFTVEFLTRGMYAGSRGKFRNYFLEDRGWIDFLASIPLLLFNSGPQLFALISGTGAVLAFGSILNILKVVKAIRVARVLRLLRVLKIFRRIKNTDSAMSQRHIARISTMVVSTLVFTLLIFAVVESFVTTGNVEVLYQETAGTVGEYLESRELSEQGNSAALQEYARSLPLLLMIKDDGHTRYSRYSNEEYAEQWSAGDYGYISMGDTGLYIDITHLNVDRALSNLRYFSIIVALVLMLMFVYSPHFALTVSDPIHIMRRGFDEPSYNLQVRIPEQFEQDEIYRLAQLYNHHYLPMKDRERLDESSSILDISLADFTDFESPDSESGGEVLPAGDDSSGGQTDSGLPESPDTGFLDMEEPDLSIPDEEGLGDLSLDDFSTSSSDGFEADDLPDIPDMADEDFSFKSDDSQDEGPGEGLDDDDFNLDDDFNLDDIDLDDDSGFDSEDDSRDK; this is encoded by the coding sequence ATGCAGAGCAGACTGGCACGATTCTTAGAAAATTTCATACTTGTAGCGATAATTCTTGTTCTGATTCAGACCTTCCTGGAAGACTTTGCCGTTATCAGCGGCTGGAATGCTCAGACAAGAAATGCATTATTAATCAGCGGTTTTGTCTTTGACCTGCTGTTCACCGTCGAATTTCTGACCAGAGGCATGTATGCCGGTTCCAGAGGGAAATTCCGAAACTATTTCCTTGAGGACCGTGGATGGATCGATTTTCTTGCGTCCATTCCCCTGCTGCTGTTCAATTCCGGACCCCAGCTTTTCGCCCTGATAAGCGGAACCGGAGCTGTTCTGGCCTTCGGCAGCATTCTGAATATTCTCAAGGTGGTTAAGGCAATTCGGGTTGCCCGGGTTCTCAGACTTCTGAGAGTTCTGAAAATATTCCGCCGGATCAAGAATACCGATTCCGCCATGTCCCAGAGACATATTGCAAGAATTTCCACAATGGTTGTTTCCACACTGGTGTTTACCCTTTTGATCTTTGCAGTGGTTGAAAGCTTTGTCACCACCGGGAACGTGGAGGTTCTGTACCAGGAAACAGCCGGGACGGTTGGTGAGTACCTGGAATCCAGGGAGCTTTCCGAACAGGGCAACAGTGCCGCCCTGCAAGAATATGCCCGGTCGCTGCCCCTTCTTCTGATGATCAAGGATGACGGCCACACCAGATACAGCCGGTATTCCAACGAGGAATACGCAGAACAGTGGTCAGCCGGGGATTACGGGTACATCTCCATGGGGGACACCGGTTTGTACATCGATATTACCCATTTGAACGTGGACCGTGCTCTCAGCAATCTCCGGTATTTCAGTATTATTGTGGCACTGGTTCTGATGCTGATGTTTGTCTACAGCCCCCATTTCGCCCTGACCGTTTCCGATCCTATTCATATTATGCGCAGAGGATTTGATGAGCCATCCTATAATCTTCAGGTGCGGATACCGGAGCAGTTTGAGCAGGATGAAATTTACCGTCTTGCACAGCTGTATAACCATCACTATCTGCCGATGAAGGACAGGGAACGGCTGGATGAAAGTTCTTCCATCCTGGATATCTCCCTGGCAGATTTTACCGATTTTGAATCTCCCGATTCAGAATCCGGTGGTGAAGTTCTCCCTGCAGGGGATGACTCATCCGGAGGACAAACAGATTCCGGTCTTCCGGAATCTCCGGATACAGGTTTTCTTGATATGGAAGAACCGGATCTATCCATCCCGGATGAGGAGGGGCTGGGAGACCTTAGTCTGGATGATTTTTCCACCTCCTCTTCCGACGGCTTTGAAGCCGATGACCTGCCGGATATTCCGGACATGGCGGATGAAGATTTCTCCTTCAAATCAGATGATTCTCAGGATGAAGGTCCGGGTGAGGGGCTGGATGATGATGATTTTAATCTTGATGACGATTTCAATCTTGATGACATTGATCTTGATGATGACTCCGGATTTGACAGTGAGGACGATTCACGGGATAAATAG
- a CDS encoding late competence development ComFB family protein, which translates to MEIHNLMEDKVLNILNEICDDEEQSSEYSYCTTPQCRMDAACFVLNRIPQRYVSSGRGFAHIESDIQDDPQIQIDIVTLAHEGLRRVTTIQRSFYDGRNPENDTIDEGLYFQFPMIKGRLFNALNFAPIVDVDVVFRCNGEAVPMVDTRWQNPYRIVSNTPGTYLFWPKPIKADTEGEEKDFVFELRIEDEKYEPFVHTFSLHMISEKVKPVKGMKSMRDFNLQDLFLIPRGDEIR; encoded by the coding sequence ATGGAGATTCATAATCTCATGGAGGACAAGGTTCTGAACATACTCAATGAGATCTGCGATGATGAGGAACAGAGCAGCGAATACAGCTACTGTACGACTCCTCAATGCAGAATGGACGCAGCCTGCTTTGTACTCAACCGGATACCTCAGCGATATGTGAGCTCAGGAAGAGGGTTTGCACATATCGAATCCGACATTCAGGATGATCCTCAGATTCAGATTGATATTGTAACACTGGCCCACGAGGGATTGCGCAGGGTCACAACCATCCAGCGCAGTTTCTATGACGGAAGAAATCCCGAGAATGACACCATAGATGAGGGACTCTATTTTCAGTTCCCCATGATAAAAGGCAGACTCTTCAATGCACTGAATTTTGCTCCCATCGTGGATGTGGATGTGGTATTCCGCTGTAACGGAGAAGCGGTTCCCATGGTTGATACCCGGTGGCAGAATCCCTACAGAATTGTGAGCAACACTCCGGGAACGTATCTTTTCTGGCCCAAGCCGATCAAAGCCGATACCGAAGGGGAAGAAAAAGATTTTGTGTTCGAACTGCGGATCGAAGATGAAAAATACGAACCCTTTGTTCATACCTTTTCGCTGCATATGATTTCTGAAAAAGTGAAGCCGGTGAAGGGAATGAAATCCATGCGGGATTTCAATCTTCAGGACCTGTTCCTGATTCCCCGGGGAGACGAGATCAGATAA
- a CDS encoding HD domain-containing protein yields the protein MSDVRRIFNDYLLNECIHPIRDPLWGHVYFPESFLNIVQTPEYQQLGRIKQLGPSYLVYPGATHSRLNHSLGVFHIASRMVKRMSQSNIQLPLTLQGAKAFLAAALLHDLGHFPYTHSLKELPLEEHEQLTSRLILDSSITDILKNDAGVDPGMVAAIVDETLPNRSREVAFFRKILSGPIDPDKLDYLNRDAYFCGVPYGFQDVDYILSVLQPHPDHGFTITQNGVSAIEGLLFSKYLMYRAVYWHPTVRTATGMIKKALHRGLEKESISLSELYGLDDDSFYRSFAENQGEEFSLIRKVYNRDLFKTIGTWSVAPENPQHIHLDDLTHRSIQEELIRSELSELLDMHVDDYQILLDIPENISFESKLMIDRDSEIISYHESETVFTQEVVHQFTRNLRKIRLSVAPSVKDRIIQKNISAEQLLSLGGLD from the coding sequence ATGAGCGATGTGCGAAGAATTTTCAACGACTATCTCCTAAATGAATGTATTCACCCCATCAGAGATCCTCTGTGGGGACATGTATATTTCCCCGAATCCTTTCTGAACATAGTCCAGACTCCCGAGTATCAGCAGCTTGGCAGAATCAAGCAGCTTGGCCCCAGCTATCTGGTGTATCCTGGAGCAACCCATTCACGATTAAACCACAGTCTTGGAGTTTTTCATATAGCTTCCAGAATGGTGAAGAGGATGAGCCAGAGCAATATTCAGCTCCCCCTCACCCTTCAAGGAGCCAAGGCATTTCTTGCAGCCGCCCTTCTTCACGACCTGGGACATTTTCCCTATACCCACAGTCTGAAGGAACTTCCCCTTGAAGAGCATGAACAGCTTACCTCCCGGCTCATACTCGATTCCTCCATCACGGACATTTTGAAGAACGATGCGGGCGTCGATCCGGGTATGGTCGCAGCCATTGTTGATGAAACTCTTCCCAACCGCTCCAGGGAGGTTGCATTTTTCAGAAAAATACTCAGCGGCCCAATCGACCCGGATAAACTGGACTATCTCAACAGGGATGCGTATTTCTGCGGTGTCCCCTACGGCTTCCAGGATGTTGATTATATTCTTTCAGTGCTTCAGCCCCACCCTGACCACGGCTTTACAATTACTCAAAACGGTGTGTCCGCCATCGAAGGTCTTCTCTTCTCCAAATACCTGATGTACCGGGCAGTATACTGGCACCCCACGGTGCGGACTGCCACGGGTATGATCAAAAAGGCTCTGCATAGGGGGCTGGAGAAGGAAAGCATCAGCCTTTCCGAACTGTATGGGCTGGATGATGACAGTTTTTACCGCAGTTTTGCGGAAAACCAGGGAGAGGAGTTCAGCCTCATCCGAAAAGTGTATAACCGCGATCTTTTCAAGACCATCGGTACCTGGAGTGTCGCCCCGGAGAATCCTCAACACATCCATCTGGATGATCTCACCCACCGTTCAATCCAGGAGGAACTGATCCGAAGCGAACTTTCTGAATTGCTGGATATGCATGTGGACGACTATCAAATCCTGTTGGATATCCCGGAAAACATCTCATTTGAATCCAAGCTGATGATTGACCGGGATTCAGAAATCATTTCCTACCATGAATCCGAGACGGTATTCACCCAGGAAGTGGTACATCAGTTTACAAGAAATCTCAGAAAGATCCGTCTTTCGGTGGCTCCGTCGGTGAAGGATCGAATCATTCAAAAAAACATTTCAGCGGAACAGCTGCTCAGCCTGGGGGGCCTGGATTAG
- a CDS encoding PilZ domain-containing protein, producing the protein MAQQIHRIEKEFIFKTLIDNQSPVAAHHGQSRFRGIITKADKKVINLTLEHTNPDVLKKSVELRLFFRFRGTPITCRSKILSVDGDTLTLQAPDEVYRDLSRNFERVEAGSHMSLIMLINGERLKIDFPASESFYEPEEPDLDFNFDASRISELLKTFRERSAAFASENKITMFRERRPTDVVERLLALSGKIIILPFEDLDNFTLVRSKLATQILKEDDLQRIFREAGEDPMLAASQLTDHVNKIHSQRVWHELYCPVLYREYVVGYIYLMRADIQTTPFTQEHLEMVHQFSRLLSYSLKLNGYFKSEPVKEEFNKSELVDISGSGLLFSYPLDGPSIQLYTDVELTVKIDELSIPILGRVVRKFRDAGRIYLGVQFIDLSDNDQHTLLKELYGENYDGQIEIAAD; encoded by the coding sequence ATGGCCCAGCAAATTCACAGAATCGAAAAAGAATTCATTTTCAAGACCCTCATCGATAACCAGTCACCGGTTGCCGCCCACCACGGTCAGTCCCGTTTCCGGGGCATTATCACCAAGGCGGATAAAAAGGTGATTAACCTGACCCTTGAGCATACCAACCCGGATGTTTTAAAGAAAAGCGTGGAACTCCGCCTGTTTTTCCGCTTCAGAGGCACGCCTATAACCTGCAGAAGCAAAATTCTCAGCGTGGATGGAGATACTCTTACTCTCCAGGCACCGGATGAAGTGTACCGGGATTTATCCCGTAATTTTGAACGGGTTGAAGCCGGAAGTCACATGTCCCTGATAATGCTGATAAACGGCGAACGGCTGAAAATTGATTTTCCAGCCTCCGAGTCATTTTATGAACCTGAAGAACCTGACCTTGATTTTAATTTCGATGCCAGCCGCATTTCCGAGCTGCTGAAAACATTTCGGGAACGCTCTGCGGCATTTGCATCGGAGAACAAGATCACCATGTTCAGGGAACGCCGTCCCACCGATGTGGTGGAGCGTCTGCTGGCACTATCCGGAAAGATTATAATCCTTCCCTTCGAAGATCTGGATAATTTCACACTGGTACGCTCCAAGCTGGCGACACAGATTCTCAAGGAAGATGATCTTCAGCGGATATTCCGTGAAGCCGGTGAGGATCCCATGCTTGCGGCTTCCCAGCTTACCGATCATGTAAATAAAATTCATTCCCAGCGGGTCTGGCATGAACTGTATTGTCCGGTACTCTACCGGGAGTATGTGGTCGGATACATCTATCTCATGCGGGCAGATATTCAGACCACTCCGTTCACCCAGGAGCATCTTGAGATGGTTCATCAATTCAGCCGTCTTTTGTCCTATTCTTTGAAATTGAACGGATACTTCAAGTCCGAACCGGTAAAAGAAGAGTTTAACAAATCAGAACTGGTGGATATCAGCGGTTCCGGGCTTCTTTTCAGTTACCCGCTGGACGGACCTTCAATACAGCTTTACACTGATGTGGAACTTACCGTAAAGATCGACGAGCTTTCCATTCCCATTCTGGGCAGAGTGGTGCGGAAATTCCGGGATGCCGGGAGAATCTACCTGGGTGTGCAGTTCATTGATCTGTCTGATAACGACCAGCATACTCTGCTGAAAGAGCTTTACGGGGAAAACTACGACGGTCAAATTGAAATTGCCGCCGACTGA
- a CDS encoding DUF503 domain-containing protein: MLQVILEMPGVTSIKEKRQRVNSLKHRIIRKFKVSAAEVDLHDSIGFAQIGVAVVSNSRRYGEGMMNKILTFCEDEFDGRVHDTSIHSENYQ; the protein is encoded by the coding sequence ATGCTGCAAGTGATCCTGGAAATGCCGGGTGTTACATCCATTAAAGAAAAACGTCAGAGGGTGAACTCATTGAAGCACCGCATTATCAGGAAGTTTAAGGTGAGTGCGGCGGAAGTGGACCTTCATGACAGTATCGGGTTCGCACAAATCGGTGTGGCGGTTGTATCCAACAGCCGCCGATACGGCGAAGGTATGATGAACAAGATTCTTACCTTCTGCGAAGATGAGTTTGACGGAAGAGTTCACGACACCTCTATCCATTCTGAAAACTATCAATAG
- the ltrA gene encoding group II intron reverse transcriptase/maturase — protein MQTQGNRKIWYSLYGRMLERPRLEAAFRKVKAANGAPGVDGVSVKAFADRLAEQLDVLVKELKDKSYRPLPVLRVEIPKDGGGVRKLGIPSVRDRVVQQALLDILNPIFDPDFHPSSYGYRPGRSAHQAIEKASTFMRRYELEWVVDMDLSKCFDTLKHDFLLTQVRKRVADGSILNLIRLFLESGVMTDAGEENTEEGSPQGGVISPLLANIYLDFFDQWSMARGYRIVRYADDILIFASSQKGAERRLAAATHFLEEEMGLAVNREKTHITNLYEGVRYLGVVISRHHTRIQEKKVKAFKDKVRKLTRRNSGRPLGSTIYELNPVLRGFANYFRIANCTKVFRELMSWVRRRLRAIQLRLWKRSSRLHRRLRQLGFQGEFKHIKMSSWRSAKSPLAAMALQNKHFEEMNLFSLDKVQVAISVRQLAG, from the coding sequence ATGCAGACACAAGGAAATCGTAAAATCTGGTACAGCCTCTACGGCAGGATGCTCGAGAGACCACGGCTGGAGGCCGCTTTCAGGAAGGTGAAGGCAGCGAACGGAGCCCCCGGAGTAGACGGAGTGAGCGTCAAAGCCTTTGCCGACCGTCTGGCGGAGCAACTCGATGTACTTGTGAAGGAATTGAAGGACAAGAGCTACCGACCGCTTCCAGTCTTGAGGGTGGAAATACCCAAAGACGGGGGAGGAGTAAGGAAACTCGGGATACCTTCGGTTCGCGACCGGGTAGTCCAGCAAGCCTTACTGGACATTCTAAACCCAATATTTGACCCGGACTTTCATCCGTCCAGTTACGGATACCGACCGGGCAGAAGCGCACATCAGGCAATTGAGAAGGCATCTACGTTCATGCGCAGGTATGAATTGGAATGGGTAGTGGATATGGACTTGTCGAAGTGTTTTGACACACTGAAGCATGACTTTTTACTGACTCAAGTACGAAAACGAGTTGCCGATGGAAGCATCTTGAATCTCATACGCCTCTTTCTTGAAAGTGGTGTGATGACGGATGCTGGTGAAGAGAACACTGAAGAAGGGAGTCCCCAGGGCGGGGTGATTAGTCCGCTTCTCGCGAACATCTACCTCGACTTCTTTGACCAGTGGAGCATGGCACGAGGGTATCGCATAGTTCGCTATGCCGACGATATCCTCATCTTTGCTTCATCACAAAAAGGTGCGGAACGTCGGCTTGCAGCTGCAACGCATTTTCTGGAAGAAGAAATGGGACTGGCTGTGAATCGTGAGAAAACTCACATTACAAACCTGTATGAGGGGGTGCGCTACCTTGGAGTAGTAATCTCTCGTCACCACACCCGGATTCAGGAAAAGAAGGTGAAAGCCTTCAAGGACAAGGTCAGGAAACTGACCCGACGCAACAGCGGGAGACCGCTGGGATCGACAATTTACGAACTCAATCCAGTACTACGCGGGTTTGCTAACTATTTCAGGATAGCAAATTGTACGAAGGTATTCAGGGAGCTGATGAGCTGGGTACGCAGGCGATTGCGGGCTATTCAGTTGCGACTTTGGAAACGCTCTTCCCGGCTGCACCGCCGATTGCGGCAGCTGGGATTTCAAGGCGAGTTCAAACACATCAAGATGAGTTCGTGGAGATCGGCTAAAAGTCCGCTTGCAGCCATGGCGCTGCAAAACAAGCACTTTGAAGAGATGAATCTGTTTTCTCTCGACAAGGTACAGGTCGCAATTTCTGTCCGGCAGCTTGCTGGATAA
- a CDS encoding ketol-acid reductoisomerase, with amino-acid sequence MTTMEMEYRSDIYGERGILLGAVHGIVESLWRRFVGQGMDKEEAFRQTVESITGPISRKISREGIKAVYDSLSGDNRKIFEKAYSAAYHPAFEILMECYQEVSSGNEIRSVVLAGERLKRYPFGTIDNTEMWKVGERVRAERKEDAIPVNPVTAGIYIAAMIAQIDVLRENGHSYSEIVNESVIEAVDSLNPYMHYKGVAHMVDNCSTTARLGSRKWAPRFDYNLWQLAYPELESAADAQLIKDFQDHPVHQPVSVLAELRPSVDISLQG; translated from the coding sequence ATGACAACCATGGAGATGGAGTACCGCTCGGATATCTACGGAGAGCGGGGAATCCTGCTGGGAGCAGTGCACGGCATTGTAGAAAGTCTCTGGCGGCGCTTTGTGGGTCAGGGTATGGATAAAGAAGAGGCATTCCGCCAAACCGTCGAATCAATTACCGGCCCCATCAGCCGGAAAATATCCAGGGAAGGAATTAAAGCAGTGTACGATTCTCTTTCCGGTGACAATCGGAAAATCTTTGAGAAAGCCTATTCTGCGGCCTATCATCCGGCCTTTGAGATCCTCATGGAGTGTTATCAGGAAGTATCCAGCGGAAATGAAATCCGATCGGTGGTCCTGGCAGGAGAAAGGCTCAAGCGCTATCCCTTCGGCACCATAGACAATACCGAAATGTGGAAAGTCGGTGAAAGAGTTCGGGCCGAACGGAAGGAAGATGCCATTCCTGTGAATCCGGTAACCGCCGGAATTTACATCGCAGCAATGATCGCGCAGATCGATGTACTCCGGGAAAACGGACACAGCTATTCAGAAATTGTAAACGAATCGGTAATCGAAGCCGTGGATTCACTGAACCCATACATGCACTACAAGGGTGTAGCCCACATGGTGGACAACTGTTCCACAACTGCCCGGCTCGGAAGCCGAAAATGGGCTCCCCGCTTTGATTACAACCTCTGGCAGCTTGCATACCCGGAGCTTGAATCCGCGGCGGATGCACAGCTGATCAAGGATTTTCAGGATCATCCGGTACACCAACCGGTTTCAGTTCTGGCCGAACTGAGACCCAGTGTAGATATAAGCCTTCAGGGCTGA
- a CDS encoding FecR family protein, translating into MNLRRLGALLLILLLPASMLAAQEQDVYAELIYYDFGTDVEILIPEDDGTEFPYSEMEGNLDIGMRLPVGSTINTNNGAVEIQLVPNSSVMKLAPDTEFTIKDLSPSRSSGNNDFQVAVGRVRTVASRLSGNAQMRIRSGSALAGVRGTDFSFDADNGKLFVSEGLVDFAKTTGEGFADVGETVQLGAGQFADVFADVFEAANFSAEQFAEQFGDQLDFSDPQILEQVQQEAAEDQAQEEGEESEEESTEEESEEEDSADEETDGDESTDGTGDATAADTAPETDSDAASPDAESDQDLADLEQGDEDDIVMKALGYLGMEIGSITIDGRTYSKVVFQPEFNLGKLRTQLYLPIIYTSNFTDPDDWYRPKGNDEWSFGTDQPEGDTLAMISDAATDLILKFKFIEWGDLRDNFFFQIGNVESMTLGHGILIREYANDADFPAIRRIGLNLGLGFGKMHIQTLVNDLSDPYLYGLRTQFGRNGGMGISFAADLNPFEAYEGIEETELTQLQRDVLESKPAFLNAAVDFDMPIMENDVLSLVLFADAATFFPYLNEGISNGDTTLEPGIQTQAVFTGDGLKNYGIEAGVFGNVLFVDYRLQYQYYEGTFKPGFYSQPYDRIRGDRAGEVVDYLLNPDAERYNSYTMGIFGSGGMDLANTGLSLELGYLWPWTLNKETGDISTDADDYFELGFAADKEALSFLPWEMEFGLEYSRLRFRDVFMEERNARLFDESAILKGEGVVAIVPGINIALTVSTNVLRDDNGNIRYDEDGKALIGPSIGLETRIGN; encoded by the coding sequence ATGAATTTACGAAGATTAGGCGCATTGCTCCTTATTCTGCTCCTGCCGGCAAGCATGCTGGCGGCTCAGGAACAGGATGTATATGCTGAATTGATTTATTATGATTTCGGTACTGATGTGGAGATACTCATTCCCGAAGATGACGGTACCGAATTCCCCTACTCCGAAATGGAGGGGAACCTGGATATCGGTATGCGGCTTCCGGTGGGCTCAACCATCAATACCAACAATGGTGCGGTGGAGATCCAGCTGGTGCCGAACAGTTCTGTTATGAAGTTGGCACCGGACACAGAGTTCACCATTAAAGATCTTTCTCCCAGCAGAAGCAGCGGGAACAATGACTTCCAGGTTGCTGTAGGCCGGGTGAGAACCGTAGCATCCCGCCTGAGCGGCAATGCACAGATGCGGATTCGCTCGGGATCCGCTCTTGCCGGGGTCCGGGGAACCGACTTCAGCTTCGATGCGGATAACGGCAAGCTTTTCGTAAGCGAAGGTTTGGTTGATTTTGCCAAGACCACCGGTGAAGGATTCGCCGATGTGGGCGAAACCGTTCAGCTGGGTGCCGGTCAGTTCGCTGATGTGTTCGCCGATGTGTTTGAAGCCGCGAATTTCAGCGCTGAACAGTTCGCCGAACAATTCGGAGATCAGCTGGACTTCAGCGATCCCCAGATCCTTGAACAGGTGCAGCAGGAAGCTGCAGAGGACCAGGCACAAGAAGAAGGCGAAGAATCCGAGGAAGAATCAACTGAAGAGGAATCTGAGGAAGAAGATTCCGCCGATGAAGAAACAGACGGGGATGAAAGCACCGACGGAACCGGCGATGCAACCGCCGCAGATACCGCTCCGGAAACAGACTCGGATGCTGCCAGCCCTGATGCCGAAAGCGACCAGGATCTGGCAGACCTCGAACAGGGCGATGAAGACGATATCGTCATGAAAGCCCTGGGTTATCTGGGTATGGAAATCGGTTCTATTACCATTGACGGTCGAACCTACAGCAAAGTGGTGTTCCAGCCTGAGTTCAATCTCGGAAAACTGCGCACCCAGCTGTACCTTCCCATCATCTACACTTCCAATTTTACCGATCCCGATGACTGGTATCGGCCCAAAGGAAATGATGAGTGGTCCTTCGGAACCGACCAGCCCGAAGGGGACACCCTTGCAATGATCTCCGATGCGGCAACCGACCTGATCCTCAAGTTCAAGTTTATTGAATGGGGTGATCTGAGAGATAACTTCTTCTTCCAGATCGGAAATGTGGAAAGCATGACTCTCGGCCATGGGATTCTGATCCGTGAATATGCCAACGATGCGGACTTCCCCGCGATACGGCGAATCGGACTCAACCTTGGTCTGGGCTTCGGCAAGATGCATATACAAACCCTGGTGAACGATCTGTCGGACCCCTATCTCTACGGACTCCGGACCCAGTTCGGACGCAACGGCGGTATGGGTATTTCCTTTGCGGCAGATCTGAACCCCTTTGAAGCCTACGAAGGCATCGAGGAGACAGAACTAACTCAACTGCAGCGGGATGTGCTTGAAAGCAAGCCCGCATTCCTGAATGCCGCAGTGGACTTTGACATGCCGATTATGGAGAATGATGTACTCAGTCTGGTGCTCTTCGCCGACGCAGCAACATTCTTCCCCTATCTGAATGAAGGGATAAGCAACGGAGACACCACCCTTGAGCCCGGTATTCAAACCCAGGCGGTATTCACAGGGGATGGACTGAAAAACTACGGTATTGAAGCCGGTGTTTTCGGTAACGTACTCTTTGTGGATTATCGTCTCCAGTATCAGTACTACGAAGGAACCTTCAAACCGGGCTTCTACAGCCAGCCCTATGACCGTATACGGGGCGACAGAGCCGGTGAAGTGGTGGACTATCTGCTGAATCCCGATGCAGAACGGTATAATTCATATACCATGGGAATTTTCGGAAGCGGCGGAATGGACCTCGCCAACACAGGGCTGAGCCTTGAGCTGGGCTATCTCTGGCCATGGACTCTGAACAAGGAAACCGGAGATATCAGTACCGATGCGGATGACTATTTCGAACTGGGTTTCGCAGCCGACAAGGAAGCATTGTCCTTCCTTCCCTGGGAAATGGAGTTCGGTCTGGAATACAGCCGGCTGAGATTCCGGGATGTGTTCATGGAAGAGCGTAACGCACGGCTCTTTGATGAATCCGCCATCCTCAAAGGCGAAGGCGTGGTAGCCATCGTTCCTGGAATCAATATCGCTCTCACAGTAAGCACCAATGTGCTGCGGGACGACAACGGCAACATTCGCTATGATGAGGACGGAAAAGCGCTTATCGGACCCTCAATCGGTCTGGAAACCCGGATAGGAAACTGA